In Gadus morhua chromosome 2, gadMor3.0, whole genome shotgun sequence, the DNA window TGGTGTGTCTGAGGTGGGGCCCCTTACGATGTAGTCATCCTGGTCCCGTCCACCCACATCCACTGGCCCTCTTTGCCATTGTCGGTCAGGCCGATCCAGACCTCTCCTCCGAGCTCCACAATGCTGTTCAGGAAACTCTGCGGAGGTTCGGGACACGAGGCGCAAAACACAGGGAGGTTGTGGTCAGAACGGCTTTGAGAATGGAAAGAcagatgtgtgtatgtaatgtatACTGTCTCACAtgcgcatacacgcacacacacacacacacacacacacacacacacacacacacacacacacacacacacacacacacacacacacacacacacactcacacacacacgtatgttaacacacacatacacaagcaaatCATTACAGTTATTCCTAATGagcaatgattttttttttagatagaCAGGACACTCTTTCAGGTCATTGTTCAACTACCTTTGTggaattaatatatatatatatatatatatatatatatatatatatatatatatatatatatatatatatatataatattcattATCAAACATCAGAAACACAAAACACCAAATTTGCCTTATGGGTACTAAACAGTGAACTGATCCAATACCACAACATGGATCAACACAGGTGAATGCTTAATGCGCACCATTTCCGCTGAGTCCGTGACCATGATTAGGTTGGCCCCTTGCTGAACACAGTATAACCGGCTGTCTTCCCAGGTCTTCTCTATGGTGGAGGCGTAGTAGCAGCTCTGCTCGTGCGTCTGCCAGCCGTAGGGACACCCTGGTTATGAGAACACATTACATCACGTTtacatccatccattcaccGGAAACATCCTGCAAACACATCGACAGAGGACCACACCCAAAACAGTGGTGCCCTTGTTTGGCGTTATGAGCATTGTAAAGCGATGGAAGTTTGACGTTCCTCTAGCAAACAAACGCCAGGGTCGTTTCGGCAAACTTGTGACTAACAAAGCTATGTCGTAAATGTATTTAGTTTGTCCTTTGTCCGCTCTTAGAAAGAGATTGTCCATCAATGTCGATTAGTGAAGATTTGACCAGTTGGATCACATGTGATTGCAATGCACCAGACATACTCACAGGTATTCAGATCCCCTCTATTAATGAGCAGAGCTCAGACTTCTTGCTCAAGACAGTCTAGACTCCAGGTGGACCTTAGGGATCCAAACCCAGAACCATAGGGCAGGTAGTCCTTAACGCTCTCACCCCTAGACTACCCTGATCCCTTAGGATGCCGAAGCACTTCCTTTCCGAATCCCATCCTCACCGGCAGCTGGGCTCCCCCCCTGGGCCAGCAGCAGGTCTCTCTCGGCGGTCAGGTTCTGGTTCTGAGCCACCAGCAGGTCCCTGGCAGTGGTCAGGTTGGCTGTGGCGGCCTGCAGCTCGTCCCGTTCCCTCGTCACCGCCGTGTAGCCGTCCTGGATCTGCCTGGTGGTCGCCTCCAGCACCAGGAGGCTGGTGTTCAGCTGGTCCCTCTGCTCCAGCACCACGTCGTGGCTGCTCctcatcttctccttctcctgggcCGAGATGTCCTGGCTGAACCGGAGGTTCTTGACCATGGTGAGCAGCGCGGTGAAGTTGTACCTCAGCTGCTCCGAGACGTGCTTCAGCAGGGCGTTCTGGTCCTGCAGCTCGTCGCGCCGTCTCTCCAGCTCGCCGGTCGTCCGCTGCATCTCGGTCACCTTCTGAGACTGGCTCTCGTAGCTCTTCTTCAAGAAGTCGTTGGCTTTGGTCAAATCTGCGTTGCTGCTCTGCAGTTGGCTCTCGCTGGCCTTCAGTTGGTCTCTCTCCTTGGTGAGGGCGGACGT includes these proteins:
- the LOC115529775 gene encoding C-type lectin domain family 10 member A, translating into MRASKSDHTVSSMEIEDSSNGYAPLMEERMSKAFSGVRQRPVRVAAACLAVLCVLLLLAIIGQAVHSRNIAKDDELKQKTLSTVQMKLQQAVSDAALQKKGLTASQAQLQEECNYLTSQKKQLQTNNDILQREAETLRAGQSKQQADTSALTKERDQLKASESQLQSSNADLTKANDFLKKSYESQSQKVTEMQRTTGELERRRDELQDQNALLKHVSEQLRYNFTALLTMVKNLRFSQDISAQEKEKMRSSHDVVLEQRDQLNTSLLVLEATTRQIQDGYTAVTRERDELQAATANLTTARDLLVAQNQNLTAERDLLLAQGGSPAAGCPYGWQTHEQSCYYASTIEKTWEDSRLYCVQQGANLIMVTDSAEMSFLNSIVELGGEVWIGLTDNGKEGQWMWVDGTRMTTSFWAKGQPNQHLAIDQDCVEFWSSSSTHGSWNDEACSIKAKWVCKK